A window from Mya arenaria isolate MELC-2E11 chromosome 9, ASM2691426v1 encodes these proteins:
- the LOC128203285 gene encoding uncharacterized protein LOC128203285 isoform X2, giving the protein MAEANRSVDEKEYFSRVNLALTDCGRRVLSQLLQRRVGQLTPENHPAQPWSLDDFLNHYMEDILLSIGKEKSKKLILYPGFGIKTDLAKWDIPLFVFVLLNASKLDDDDNLHRQLRHDICNLRELRNKMLHKGTPVLDESMYHNYLGRIVGAVQRICDYMQEPDLKISLLKEINKYESLRHIYTNGLISELGCKTVEIINEADAAVESGLQQMKTILQKKGLSVNIPVLDVIVMFRNYNKEDEQSITDRLLETFTEALKQGKEMADDQTADKLYVEVKALVRKLFDEKKEITKVSRGCIILSIQCHDLDAVISLVQDSLSGKLGSLFEPLEEVIWTDAVHALFEVCVGITGQSCWALLNEMLLCHYYELLVGAYLNIF; this is encoded by the exons ATGGCTGAAGCAAATCGTTCGGTGGatgaaaaagaatatttttctcGAGTAAATCTTGCACTGACTGACTGTGGTAGGAGAGTGTTATCACAACTCTTACAAAGGAGGGTTGGGCAGCTCACACCAGAAAACCATCCGGCTCAACCTTGGTCACTAgatgattttttaaatcattacatGGAAGATATTTTGTTATCTATTGGCAAAGAAAAAAGCAAGAAACTCATTCTTTATCCAGGTTTTGGAATTAAAACTGATTTGGCCAAGTGGGATATTCccctttttgtttttgtacttCTCAATGCATCCAAACTAGACGATGATGACAATCTACACAGGCAACTAAGACATGATATCTGTAACCTAAGGGAGTTAAGGAATAAAATGCTACACAAGGGAACTCCAGTATTGGACGAGTCAATGTATCACAATTATCTTGGCCGCATTGTCGGTGCTGTGCAACGAATCTGTGATTACATGCAGGAGCCAGATTTGAAGATATCTCTTCTTAAGGAAATTAATAAGTACGAAAGCCTTCGACATATTTACACAAACGGTCTTATTTCTGAGTTGGGTTGCAAAACCGTTGAGATAATTAATGAAG CTGACGCAGCGGTTGAAAGTGGGCTGCAACAAATGAAAACGATCCTCCAGAAAAAGGGGTTGTCAGTGAATATTCCAG TTCTTGATGTCATTGTCATGTTTCGGAACTATAATAAAGAAGACGAACAATCCATTACGGACCGTCTACTTGAAACCTTTACAGAGGCATTAAAGCAAGGTAAAGAAATGGCAG ATGACCAGACTGCAGACAAGCTATATGTTGAAGTCAAGGCCCTTGTTCGGAAGTTATTTGACG AGAAAAAAGAGATAACGAAGGTCAGCAGAGGATGTATTATACTATCAATCCAGTGTCATGATTTAGACGCGGTCATTTCACTAGTCCAAGATAGCCTTTCGGGGAAGCTTGGGAGTttatttgaacctcttgaagaaGTCATCTGGACCGATGCAGTCCATGCTCTCTTTGAAGTATGTGTTGGCATTACGGGACAAAGTTGCTGGGCTCTCCTTAACGAAATGT TACTGTGCCATTATTACGAGCTCCTGGTAGGGgcatatttgaatatattttaa
- the LOC128203284 gene encoding uncharacterized protein LOC128203284, whose product MQESKKSMYEQFSIDLIEDGKIYIQVAEEDTMICCMNDYNDSGSLRKEVYVYTTWLKQESGDYFHCTCSIYRTLFDIAHSQTLNYSNRNSCMHCTFLKCIVLPNLQIDERATETKTRKFVQEGKQCAGKDLIELSDFNGTRKFSVLAEGETKPVFLSLSHNKAKANYTVTCHNGECQSKKGHKRYLNNLNSSNLCRHLFVLKHNPESWIDLHERNATNETFLDDQLLDDETNDDAGDGDPVDTNDNFDPETGLWKYKCESSHPAAARESDMLRRNIIKRDGWNDLTLSRQADGSLKGPNFYPDMPDNTCCCGSGWLKRDDDPDYSENGKLIPLGRVLTVYTQFAPVQCDVYKRVCYNPIDDSRCELAWNEGQSESIHVFSSKTAAGDEIGWEFTSSVMKTGCTFSAYCQMKDELYRTRDPKAKFMDATVFLKWWFSWAANMNIDFRQPCDICRYEPNRLCCDGTRVGVGFRHSNFTEISKPDSSLQTQQTLHRRMDRCYLKNKPGVEKRQMIAYREALDNIARTTVAEFEPLDIPENNDRINLLMQALPEEAHQSFQRFTRGMSEFERVAYASVLKMLATTASVTSILSPEYALFLQEFLTNENLSDFEFNRQMYEMRSFAPEIRDLIAESMLNNNNILPDDIKLFLVHLTNESLNLPVYAPEDATFQFGTYNPEKLGRAYYFNEHGVKLRNVRKFQIDEDRAGRNNDHDDEAMDFERCRKIYSKIQQSAPGTSNLFLWFCPDHGHCYGFHMTVAEGRKDPSASLYSHLAKPPQAVFYDFACNLQEYCLNRESGYYKNVRFFHDIFHGYSHKCSTSFRSSRLQGFESVNSEICEQFNSFIQILKKSARQMTQSHFCFYLQFFIHEWNRRKRVAYKRKISTALAGLL is encoded by the coding sequence ATGCAGGAATCAAAAAAATCTATGTATGAACAATTTTCTATTGATTTAATAGAGGATGGAAAGATATATATTCAGGTAGCTGAGGAAGACACCATGATATGTTGTATGAATGATTATAATGATTCTGGTTCTTTAAGAAaagaagtgtatgtttataccaCTTGGCTAAAGCAAGAATCTGGAGACTACTTCCATTGTACCTGCAGTATATATAGAACTTTATTTGATATAGCTCATAGCCAAACTCTAAATTATTCAAACAGGAATAGCTGCATGCACTGTACATTCcttaagtgtattgttcttcCAAATCTACAGATAGATGAAAGGGCTACAGAAACCAAAACCCGTAAATTTGTTCAGGAGGGAAAGCAGTGTGCTGGCAAGGATTTGATTGAATTAAGTGACTTTAATGGTACACGGAAATTTTCAGTTTTGGCAGAAGGAGAGACTAAACCTGTTTTTTTATCACTGAGTCACAACAAGGCCAAAGCAAATTATACTGTGACCTGTCACAATGGCGAGTGTCAATCAAAGAAGGGACACAAAcgatatttaaataacttgaattCTTCCAATCTTTGCAGACATTTATTTGTGCTGAAACATAATCCAGAATCCTGGATTGATTTGCATGAAAGAAATGCCACTAATGAAACTTTTTTAGATGACCAACTACTAGATGATGAAACAaatgatgatgctggtgatggTGATCCTGTTGATACTAATGACAATTTTGATCCTGAAACAGGTCTATGGAAGTATAAGTGTGAGAGCAGCCATCCAGCAGCAGCTAGAGAGAGTGATATGTTGAGGCGTAACATCATCAAACGTGACGGATGGAATGATTTGACCTTGAGTAGGCAGGCTGATGGTTCATTGAAGGGTCCCAATTTCTATCCAGATATGCCAGACAATACATGCTGCTGTGGATCTGGATGGTTGAAGCGAGATGATGATCCAGATTACTCTGAAAACGGGAAATTGATTCCTTTAGGTCGAGTTCTTACAGTTTACACACAGTTTGCGCCTGTGCAGTGTGATGTTTACAAAAGAGTCTGTTACAACCCGATAGACGACAGTCGCTGTGAACTTGCATGGAATGAAGGCCAGAGTGAATCAATTCATGTTTTTAGTAGTAAAACAGCTGCAGGTGACGAAATAGGATGGGAGTTTACATCATCAGTAATGAAAACTGGTTGCACTTTTTCAGCATACTGTCAGATGAAGGATGAACTTTACAGAACTCGTGACCCAAAGGCCAAGTTTATGGAtgcaacagtttttttaaaatggtggtTTAGTTGGGCAGCTAATATGAACATTGATTTCAGACAACCATGTGACATTTGTAGGTATGAGCCTAATAGACTGTGCTGTGATGGAACCAGAGTAGGCGTAGGTTTCCGTCATTcaaatttcacagaaataaGTAAACCTGATAGTTCTTTACAGACACAGCAAACATTGCATCGACGGATGGACAGATGTTACCTGAAGAATAAGCCTGGAGTTGAAAAGAGACAGATGATCGCTTATCGTGAAGCATTGGATAATATAGCCCGAACTACAGTTGCAGAATTTGAACCGTTAGATATTCCAGAAAATAATGATAGAATTAATTTACTTATGCAGGCTCTACCTGAGGAGGCTCATCAATCATTCCAGCGATTTACTCGAGGGATGTCAGAATTTGAAAGAGTAGCTTATGCATCTGTCCTTAAGATGTTGGCTACAACAGCATCTGTGACAAGCATTTTGTCACCAGAATATGCACTTTTCTTGCAGGAATTTCTAACTAATGAAAATCTTTCAGATTTTGAGTTTAACAGACAGATGTATGAGATGAGATCATTTGCTCCAGAAATACGGGACTTGATCGCAGAATCGATGttgaacaataacaacattctACCTGATGACATTAAACTTTTTCTAGTTCATCTTACTAATGAGTCTCTAAACTTACCAGTTTATGCCCCAGAGGATGCTACTTTTCAATTCGGAACATACAACCCTGAGAAGCTGGGCCGGGCTTATTACTTCAATGAACATGGTGTTAAACTGAGGAATGTACGCAAATTTCAGATAGATGAGGACCGAGCAGGCAGAAACAATGACCATGATGATGAAGCTATGGACTTTGAGCGATGCAGAAAgatttactcaaaaatacaacaatcaGCACCCGGCACATCTAACTTGTTTCTTTGGTTTTGTCCAGATCACGGTCATTGCTATGGATTCCACATGACAGTGGCTGAAGGCAGAAAAGATCCATCAGCTTCATTATACTCTCATCTAGCCAAACCTCCACAAGCAGTGTTTTATGACTTTGCCTGTAACTTACAGGAATATTGCCTCAACAGAGAGAGTGGGTACTACAAGAATGTTAGATTTTTTCACGATATTTTTCATGGTTATTCACACAAATGCTCTACTTCTTTTAGAAGCTCTCGACTTCAAGGATTTGAAAGTGTGAACTCAGAAATCTGCGAACAGTTCAACAGCTTCATCCAGATTCTGAAGAAATCAGCAAGACAAATGACACAATCTCATTTCTGTTTCTATCTTCAGTTCTTTATTCATGAGTGGAACAGGAGAAAAAGAGTTGCTTACAAGAGGAAAATCAGCACTGCACTAGCTGGGcttttatga
- the LOC128203285 gene encoding uncharacterized protein LOC128203285 isoform X1 — MAEANRSVDEKEYFSRVNLALTDCGRRVLSQLLQRRVGQLTPENHPAQPWSLDDFLNHYMEDILLSIGKEKSKKLILYPGFGIKTDLAKWDIPLFVFVLLNASKLDDDDNLHRQLRHDICNLRELRNKMLHKGTPVLDESMYHNYLGRIVGAVQRICDYMQEPDLKISLLKEINKYESLRHIYTNGLISELGCKTVEIINEADAAVESGLQQMKTILQKKGLSVNIPVLDVIVMFRNYNKEDEQSITDRLLETFTEALKQGKEMADDQTADKLYVEVKALVRKLFDEKKEITKVSRGCIILSIQCHDLDAVISLVQDSLSGKLGSLFEPLEEVIWTDAVHALFEVCVGITGQSCWALLNEMCKLWKGRKVLIFAAYTILLL; from the exons ATGGCTGAAGCAAATCGTTCGGTGGatgaaaaagaatatttttctcGAGTAAATCTTGCACTGACTGACTGTGGTAGGAGAGTGTTATCACAACTCTTACAAAGGAGGGTTGGGCAGCTCACACCAGAAAACCATCCGGCTCAACCTTGGTCACTAgatgattttttaaatcattacatGGAAGATATTTTGTTATCTATTGGCAAAGAAAAAAGCAAGAAACTCATTCTTTATCCAGGTTTTGGAATTAAAACTGATTTGGCCAAGTGGGATATTCccctttttgtttttgtacttCTCAATGCATCCAAACTAGACGATGATGACAATCTACACAGGCAACTAAGACATGATATCTGTAACCTAAGGGAGTTAAGGAATAAAATGCTACACAAGGGAACTCCAGTATTGGACGAGTCAATGTATCACAATTATCTTGGCCGCATTGTCGGTGCTGTGCAACGAATCTGTGATTACATGCAGGAGCCAGATTTGAAGATATCTCTTCTTAAGGAAATTAATAAGTACGAAAGCCTTCGACATATTTACACAAACGGTCTTATTTCTGAGTTGGGTTGCAAAACCGTTGAGATAATTAATGAAG CTGACGCAGCGGTTGAAAGTGGGCTGCAACAAATGAAAACGATCCTCCAGAAAAAGGGGTTGTCAGTGAATATTCCAG TTCTTGATGTCATTGTCATGTTTCGGAACTATAATAAAGAAGACGAACAATCCATTACGGACCGTCTACTTGAAACCTTTACAGAGGCATTAAAGCAAGGTAAAGAAATGGCAG ATGACCAGACTGCAGACAAGCTATATGTTGAAGTCAAGGCCCTTGTTCGGAAGTTATTTGACG AGAAAAAAGAGATAACGAAGGTCAGCAGAGGATGTATTATACTATCAATCCAGTGTCATGATTTAGACGCGGTCATTTCACTAGTCCAAGATAGCCTTTCGGGGAAGCTTGGGAGTttatttgaacctcttgaagaaGTCATCTGGACCGATGCAGTCCATGCTCTCTTTGAAGTATGTGTTGGCATTACGGGACAAAGTTGCTGGGCTCTCCTTAACGAAATGTGTAAGTTGTGGAAAGGAAGGAAGGTATTGATTTTTGCAGCTTATACAATACTGTTATTATAA
- the LOC128246105 gene encoding uncharacterized protein LOC128246105 yields MHIQVEERVFSSIADSSGCLGSALVAGDSNVHRIQAAIQNWSTIRCLPVSGAKFVNDKKGFVAVLQLSLKKEFYPCVYIHLGSNDVQAREDVFYRRVTEVCDSIHETSPETEIVLCSILPRKKNDRRVSSTLARVFNRWIQNANTMLMDISEAIPYIRFLGYGAQECADVLGRDGLHLSRVGGRHCSQVIEEDVYSWSEIAYQQDVHWNEDIRQPHSAEIDASSFDQCLAAAVEPVSDQNVQASKQPLYSEIVRLPAAEVPDVTSVQHNVKLPRRNVLKVSVMFVLDKG; encoded by the exons ATGCACATCCAGGTCGAGGAGCGTGTGTTTTCTTCCATTGCAGATTCAAGTGGATGTCTTGGTAGTGCGCTTGTGGCAGGTGATTCCAACGTACATCGTATCCAAGCAGCGATTCAAAATTGGTCCACTATTCGATGCCTCCCAGTATCAG GAGCCAAGTTTGTGAATGACAAGAAGGGATTTGTGGCAGTTCTGCAGCTTTCATTGAAGAAGGAGTTTTACCCATGTGTCTATATTCATCTTGGCTCCAATGATGTTCAAGCCAGAGAGGATGTGTTTTATAG gagAGTCACTGAGGTATGTGATAGTATCCACGAGACGAGTCCGGAAACTGagattgttttatgttctattcTGCCACGAAAAAAGAATGACAGACGAGTATCTTCAACATTAGCGAGAGTCTTCAACAGATGGATCCAGAATGCTAACACCATGCTAATGGACATTTCAGAGGCCATCCCATACATCAGATTCCTTGGATATGGAGCTCAg gAATGTGCTGATGTGTTGGGTCGTGATGGACTTCATCTGAGTCGTGTTGGTGGTAGACATTGTAGTCAGGTGATTGAGGAGGATGTGTATTCCTGGAGTGAAATAGCCTATCAGCAGGATGTACATTGGAATGAAGACATACGCCAACCACATTCAGCAGAGATTGATGCATCAAGCTTTGACCAGtg CCTGGCAGCTGCTGTTGAACCAGTCAGTGACCAGAATGTCCAGGCCAGCAAGCAGCCTCTGTACTCGGAAATAGTCCGTTTG CCAGCAGCTGAAGTTCCAGATGTTACCTCAGTGCAGCATAATGTGAAGTTACCAAGGCGCAATGTATTGAAGGTCtctgttatgtttgtttt GGACAAGGGTTAA
- the LOC128203285 gene encoding uncharacterized protein LOC128203285 isoform X3, translating to MAEANRSVDEKEYFSRVNLALTDCGRRVLSQLLQRRVGQLTPENHPAQPWSLDDFLNHYMEDILLSIGKEKSKKLILYPGFGIKTDLAKWDIPLFVFVLLNASKLDDDDNLHRQLRHDICNLRELRNKMLHKGTPVLDESMYHNYLGRIVGAVQRICDYMQEPDLKISLLKEINKYESLRHIYTNGLISELGCKTVEIINEADAAVESGLQQMKTILQKKGLSVNIPVLDVIVMFRNYNKEDEQSITDRLLETFTEALKQDDQTADKLYVEVKALVRKLFDEKKEITKVSRGCIILSIQCHDLDAVISLVQDSLSGKLGSLFEPLEEVIWTDAVHALFEVCVGITGQSCWALLNEMCKLWKGRKVLIFAAYTILLL from the exons ATGGCTGAAGCAAATCGTTCGGTGGatgaaaaagaatatttttctcGAGTAAATCTTGCACTGACTGACTGTGGTAGGAGAGTGTTATCACAACTCTTACAAAGGAGGGTTGGGCAGCTCACACCAGAAAACCATCCGGCTCAACCTTGGTCACTAgatgattttttaaatcattacatGGAAGATATTTTGTTATCTATTGGCAAAGAAAAAAGCAAGAAACTCATTCTTTATCCAGGTTTTGGAATTAAAACTGATTTGGCCAAGTGGGATATTCccctttttgtttttgtacttCTCAATGCATCCAAACTAGACGATGATGACAATCTACACAGGCAACTAAGACATGATATCTGTAACCTAAGGGAGTTAAGGAATAAAATGCTACACAAGGGAACTCCAGTATTGGACGAGTCAATGTATCACAATTATCTTGGCCGCATTGTCGGTGCTGTGCAACGAATCTGTGATTACATGCAGGAGCCAGATTTGAAGATATCTCTTCTTAAGGAAATTAATAAGTACGAAAGCCTTCGACATATTTACACAAACGGTCTTATTTCTGAGTTGGGTTGCAAAACCGTTGAGATAATTAATGAAG CTGACGCAGCGGTTGAAAGTGGGCTGCAACAAATGAAAACGATCCTCCAGAAAAAGGGGTTGTCAGTGAATATTCCAG TTCTTGATGTCATTGTCATGTTTCGGAACTATAATAAAGAAGACGAACAATCCATTACGGACCGTCTACTTGAAACCTTTACAGAGGCATTAAAGCAAG ATGACCAGACTGCAGACAAGCTATATGTTGAAGTCAAGGCCCTTGTTCGGAAGTTATTTGACG AGAAAAAAGAGATAACGAAGGTCAGCAGAGGATGTATTATACTATCAATCCAGTGTCATGATTTAGACGCGGTCATTTCACTAGTCCAAGATAGCCTTTCGGGGAAGCTTGGGAGTttatttgaacctcttgaagaaGTCATCTGGACCGATGCAGTCCATGCTCTCTTTGAAGTATGTGTTGGCATTACGGGACAAAGTTGCTGGGCTCTCCTTAACGAAATGTGTAAGTTGTGGAAAGGAAGGAAGGTATTGATTTTTGCAGCTTATACAATACTGTTATTATAA